A stretch of the Flavobacterium sp. 5 genome encodes the following:
- a CDS encoding OmpA family protein, translating to MKRTYTICLLWCLTTAYSQTNLKKADALFNDYSYADAAKAYEECLQNIKSPSAHTIKNAADSYYYISDSQNALKWYKRLYEIQENNLTDLSYLRYIQTMKAVMDYDDANKITLEYLEKKNDLEEIKRYKYQKQQMDSLTLKKPLYAIKNLDINTDLSDFGASFYNDKIVFSSARDTTHFSNGLYSWNNEPYLNLYVAERNPADNSLFNPTIFLPNIETKYHDATTTFDAKGQTMYYSTNITKKKKLVVDDTKTNNFQIIKGQIVDGKLVNSEKVFFSSEDYSVGQPSLSEDGKWLFFASDMPGGYGETDLYVVQIADDGTMGSPKNLGPKINTMGEDVFPFFCNGILYFSSDGHYGWGNLDIYESKFSGDLKFSTPKNLGAPINSNKDDFAFIINCKNSFGYFSSNRAQGKGNDDIYSFTKRPLVCTQSISGTAFDRKSTLPLKEVLVRAYNSHDEVIAEANTDDLGKYIIKVPCDSIIKMIATKPNYSNDEKTVETTDTYNTEIKDIDFYLSNYNDLVIRDKKGVEKVDVNPIYFDYDKFDITPLAIEELSKVVFLMQKFPKVIIKIESHTDSRGKDQYNLKLSDNRAKATLDYLIKSGIDSSRILSAIGYGESRLINKCSNGVKCTEEEHLINRRSDFIIIAK from the coding sequence ATGAAAAGAACGTATACCATTTGTTTATTGTGGTGTTTAACAACCGCTTATTCGCAGACAAATCTAAAAAAAGCAGATGCCTTGTTTAATGACTATTCTTATGCAGATGCTGCCAAAGCATACGAAGAATGTTTGCAAAACATAAAAAGTCCTTCTGCACATACCATAAAAAATGCGGCAGACTCTTACTATTATATTTCGGACAGTCAAAATGCCTTAAAATGGTACAAAAGGTTATATGAAATACAGGAAAACAATTTAACTGACCTTTCTTATTTGAGGTATATCCAGACTATGAAAGCGGTTATGGACTATGATGATGCTAATAAAATAACACTTGAATATTTAGAGAAAAAAAATGATCTTGAGGAAATCAAACGCTATAAATATCAAAAGCAACAAATGGACAGTTTAACTCTAAAGAAACCTTTATATGCCATAAAAAATTTAGATATTAATACTGATTTGTCTGATTTTGGAGCGAGTTTCTATAATGATAAAATAGTGTTTTCTTCAGCAAGGGATACAACCCATTTTTCAAATGGATTGTATAGCTGGAATAATGAACCGTATCTAAATTTATACGTTGCCGAAAGAAATCCTGCAGATAATAGTTTATTTAACCCAACTATTTTTTTACCAAATATTGAAACTAAATACCACGATGCCACAACAACTTTTGATGCAAAAGGGCAAACTATGTATTATTCTACCAATATCACTAAAAAGAAAAAATTAGTAGTTGATGATACTAAAACGAATAATTTCCAAATCATTAAAGGTCAAATTGTAGATGGTAAATTAGTAAATTCCGAAAAAGTCTTTTTTTCTAGTGAAGATTATTCTGTGGGACAACCTTCTTTGAGTGAAGACGGTAAATGGTTGTTTTTTGCTTCAGATATGCCTGGTGGTTATGGAGAAACAGATCTATACGTAGTTCAAATTGCCGATGACGGAACGATGGGTTCTCCAAAGAATTTAGGTCCTAAAATAAATACTATGGGTGAGGATGTTTTTCCATTTTTCTGTAATGGGATACTTTATTTTTCATCTGATGGCCATTATGGTTGGGGAAATCTAGATATCTATGAAAGTAAGTTTTCAGGAGATTTAAAATTTTCAACTCCTAAAAATCTTGGTGCACCCATAAATAGTAACAAAGATGACTTTGCTTTTATTATTAATTGTAAAAATAGTTTCGGGTATTTTTCATCCAATCGAGCACAAGGTAAAGGGAATGATGATATATATTCATTTACAAAAAGACCTTTAGTCTGTACTCAAAGTATTTCGGGAACAGCTTTCGATCGTAAATCAACATTACCATTGAAGGAGGTTTTAGTAAGAGCTTATAATTCTCATGACGAAGTTATTGCAGAAGCAAATACAGATGATTTGGGTAAGTACATAATCAAAGTTCCTTGTGATAGTATCATAAAAATGATTGCTACCAAACCAAATTATAGTAATGATGAAAAAACTGTTGAAACAACAGATACTTACAACACCGAAATTAAGGATATTGACTTTTATTTGAGTAATTATAATGATCTAGTAATAAGAGATAAAAAAGGAGTTGAAAAAGTGGATGTAAACCCAATTTATTTTGATTATGATAAGTTTGACATTACTCCTTTAGCGATTGAAGAACTTTCGAAAGTTGTTTTTCTAATGCAAAAATTCCCAAAAGTTATTATAAAAATTGAATCACATACCGATTCACGAGGAAAAGATCAATATAATTTAAAATTGTCTGATAATAGAGCCAAAGCAACACTCGACTATCTTATCAAAAGCGGAATAGATTCTTCTAGAATTCTTAGTGCAATTGGCTATGGAGAATCAAGATTGATTAATAAATGTAGTAATGGGGTAAAATGTACAGAGGAAGAGCATTTGATCAATAGAAGATCTGATTTTATTATTATTGCAAAATAA